In the Streptomyces sp. BHT-5-2 genome, one interval contains:
- a CDS encoding MarR family winged helix-turn-helix transcriptional regulator — MTDRIGLQVSTVTRPIGRPEAQDPARRTAAPGDGRAVAAGITEAGRQRYAEATPTYRAALGAAMGASLSNVFPADLAAWVRTGESAVRSTPHASEGIHR, encoded by the coding sequence GTGACCGACCGGATCGGGCTTCAGGTCAGCACGGTCACCCGTCCGATCGGCCGCCCGGAGGCGCAGGATCCGGCCCGGCGGACCGCCGCCCCCGGCGACGGCCGGGCGGTCGCCGCCGGCATCACCGAGGCCGGCCGGCAGCGGTACGCGGAGGCGACGCCCACGTACCGCGCGGCCCTCGGTGCGGCCATGGGCGCCTCCCTCTCCAACGTCTTTCCCGCCGACCTCGCGGCATGGGTACGTACCGGCGAGTCGGCCGTGCGGAGCACGCCGCACGCCTCCGAAGGGATCCACCGATGA
- a CDS encoding bifunctional 2-polyprenyl-6-hydroxyphenol methylase/3-demethylubiquinol 3-O-methyltransferase UbiG produces MTTADEHYAQLLAEHYTWMLGGDISAAASGQLELLRGLGVHAEFAASDGTGSRSDEYRSRSGSTDDGGPVGDTLAVDLGAGPGTQTLALTRLGFSPVVAVDTSERLLAELTAAHARAGGAPEAIRPLRRDLRDALAEAAPPASAAVVVCMGDTLPHLPAREDVSRLLRDVAHALRSGGHFVATYRDLTAELHGTDRFLPVRSSEDRLLTCFLEYVDDDTVMVNDLLHTRTAAGWEMRTSSYPKLRIPAQWLAEQCRAAGLDVRRDETGPRGLRILHAVKP; encoded by the coding sequence ATGACCACTGCTGACGAGCACTACGCACAACTGCTCGCCGAGCACTACACCTGGATGCTGGGCGGCGACATATCCGCCGCCGCCTCGGGCCAGCTCGAACTCCTCCGGGGGCTGGGCGTCCATGCGGAGTTCGCCGCCTCCGACGGGACCGGCAGCCGGTCCGACGAATACCGCAGCCGGTCCGGCAGTACGGACGACGGGGGCCCGGTCGGGGACACCCTCGCCGTCGATCTCGGTGCCGGCCCCGGTACGCAGACGCTGGCGCTGACCCGCCTCGGCTTCTCCCCCGTCGTCGCCGTGGACACCAGCGAGCGCCTGCTCGCCGAACTGACCGCGGCGCACGCACGCGCCGGCGGCGCCCCGGAGGCGATCCGCCCCCTCCGGCGGGACCTCCGCGACGCGCTCGCGGAGGCGGCGCCCCCGGCCTCCGCGGCCGTCGTGGTGTGCATGGGCGACACCCTCCCGCACCTGCCCGCCAGGGAGGACGTCAGCCGGCTGCTCCGCGACGTCGCGCACGCGCTGCGCTCCGGCGGCCACTTCGTCGCCACCTACCGCGATCTGACGGCCGAGCTGCACGGCACGGACCGCTTCCTGCCCGTCCGCAGCTCGGAGGACCGCCTGCTCACCTGCTTTCTCGAATACGTCGACGACGACACGGTGATGGTCAACGACCTGCTGCACACCCGCACTGCGGCGGGTTGGGAGATGCGGACCAGCAGCTATCCGAAGCTGCGGATTCCGGCGCAGTGGCTTGCGGAGCAGTGCCGCGCCGCCGGCCTGGACGTACGGCGGGACGAGACCGGACCTCGGGGTCTGCGGATCCTGCACGCCGTCAAACCGTGA